A window from Herbaspirillum sp. meg3 encodes these proteins:
- a CDS encoding peptide chain release factor 3, which yields MQDITSDSANEDTGSRSKVPLELIAREVARRRTFGIISHPDAGKTTLTEKLLLFSGAIQLAGTVKARKSGRHATSDWMEIEKQRGISVASSVMQFEYRDHVVNLLDTPGHQDFSEDTYRVLTAVDSALMVIDAAKGVEEQTIKLLNVCRMRNTPIITFMNKMDRETRDPLELLDELESVLKIQCAPVTWPIGMGKNFRGVYHLLRDEIMLFKAGEERADGNVEIIKGIDNPKLVEMFPLEIEQLKMEVELVHGASHPFKLEDFLAGIQTPVFFGSAINNFGVREILNALLDWAPGPGERDATVRSVEPNEAPFSGFVFKIQANMDPAHRDRIAFLRVCSGRFERGMKLKHLRLNREIKVSSVVTFMASSREQVEEAYAGDIIGLPNHGNMQIGDSFSEGELLQFTGIPYFAPDFFRVARIRNPLKIKQLHKGLQQLGEEGAVQVFKPTNNSDLILGAVGVLQFEVVASRLLNEYGVDAVFEGTSISSARWVTCEDKKMLADFEKSSAGFNLAHDAAGNLAYLATSGVNLRLTQERWPEVTFHATREHAAKLD from the coding sequence ATGCAAGACATTACTTCCGATTCCGCGAACGAAGACACCGGCTCACGCAGCAAGGTCCCGCTTGAGCTGATTGCTCGCGAGGTAGCCCGGCGCCGCACCTTCGGCATTATTTCTCACCCTGACGCGGGTAAGACGACACTGACTGAAAAGCTGCTGCTGTTCTCGGGCGCAATTCAGCTGGCCGGTACCGTCAAGGCGCGCAAGAGCGGCCGCCACGCGACGTCGGACTGGATGGAAATCGAAAAGCAGCGCGGCATCTCGGTGGCCAGCTCGGTCATGCAGTTCGAATACCGCGATCACGTCGTCAACCTGCTCGATACCCCAGGCCACCAGGACTTCTCGGAAGATACCTACCGCGTGCTGACGGCGGTGGACTCGGCGTTGATGGTGATTGACGCCGCCAAGGGTGTGGAAGAACAGACGATCAAGCTGCTCAACGTCTGCCGCATGCGCAACACCCCCATCATCACCTTCATGAACAAGATGGACCGCGAAACCCGCGACCCGCTTGAGCTGCTGGATGAACTGGAGTCCGTGCTGAAGATTCAATGCGCCCCGGTGACGTGGCCGATCGGCATGGGCAAGAACTTCCGCGGTGTGTATCACCTGCTGCGCGACGAAATCATGCTGTTCAAGGCTGGCGAAGAACGCGCCGACGGCAACGTCGAAATCATCAAAGGCATCGACAATCCCAAGCTGGTCGAAATGTTCCCGCTGGAGATTGAACAACTGAAAATGGAAGTTGAGCTGGTACACGGCGCTTCGCATCCATTCAAGCTGGAAGACTTCCTGGCCGGCATCCAGACACCGGTGTTCTTCGGCTCGGCGATCAACAACTTCGGCGTGCGCGAAATCCTCAACGCACTGCTCGACTGGGCTCCAGGTCCGGGTGAACGCGATGCTACGGTTCGCAGCGTGGAACCGAACGAAGCACCGTTCTCGGGCTTCGTGTTCAAGATTCAGGCCAATATGGATCCTGCCCACCGTGACCGTATCGCCTTCCTGCGCGTGTGCTCGGGCCGCTTTGAGCGCGGTATGAAACTCAAGCATCTACGCCTGAACCGTGAAATCAAAGTGTCCTCCGTCGTGACCTTCATGGCATCGAGCCGTGAGCAGGTTGAAGAAGCCTACGCCGGTGACATCATCGGTTTGCCGAATCACGGCAACATGCAGATCGGCGACAGCTTCTCTGAAGGTGAATTGCTGCAGTTCACCGGCATCCCCTACTTCGCACCGGATTTCTTCCGCGTTGCGCGCATTCGCAATCCGCTCAAGATCAAGCAATTGCACAAGGGCTTGCAGCAGCTCGGCGAAGAAGGCGCGGTGCAGGTCTTCAAACCGACCAACAATAGCGACCTGATTCTCGGCGCGGTCGGCGTGCTGCAGTTTGAAGTCGTGGCAAGCCGCCTTCTCAACGAATACGGCGTTGACGCTGTGTTTGAAGGCACCAGCATCAGCAGCGCGCGCTGGGTGACCTGCGAAGACAAGAAGATGCTGGCCGACTTCGAGAAATCCTCCGCCGGTTTCAACCTTGCGCACGATGCCGCAGGCAATCTGGCATATCTGGCGACCTCGGGCGTGAACCTGCGTCTGAC
- the lysS gene encoding lysine--tRNA ligase, which yields MTTQNDNAAQPAQQQPPVDENTIIAERRSKLNAIREQGVAFPNDFRPEHKAAELHAQYGELDNEALEANPVNVSIAGRMMLKRVMGKASFATLQDSSGPRAEGRMQLYITNDVTGPEAHGAFKHYDLGDILGAEGTLFKTKTGELSVKVTGLRLITKSLRPLPDKFHGLSDQETKYRQRYVDLIMSEETRRTFKARTAAMSSIRRFMEKNDFMEVETPMLHTIPGGAAAKPFITHHNALDMQMFLRIAPELYLKRLVVGGFNRVFEVNRNFRNEGVSPRHNPEFTMMEFYAAYVDYQWLMTFTEQVIRQAAIDAHGTATLTYQGRELDLAKPFQRLTITGAIKKYAPEYTDEQLNDIDFLRTALKKFGVKTDQAPLAKAGIGALQLALFEETAESQLWEPTYIIDYPVEVSPLARASDTVAGITERFELFITGREIANGFSELNDAEDQAARFQAQVAAKDAGDEEAMYYDADYIRALEYGMPPAGGCGIGIDRLMMLITDSPNIRDVILFPHLRRED from the coding sequence ATGACCACACAAAACGACAACGCCGCTCAGCCAGCGCAACAACAGCCGCCAGTAGATGAAAACACCATCATCGCCGAGCGCCGCTCCAAGCTGAATGCGATCCGCGAGCAAGGCGTCGCCTTCCCCAACGACTTCCGCCCTGAACACAAGGCCGCCGAATTGCACGCGCAATACGGCGAGCTGGACAACGAAGCGCTGGAAGCCAATCCGGTCAACGTCTCCATCGCCGGCCGCATGATGTTGAAGCGCGTGATGGGCAAGGCATCGTTCGCGACACTGCAAGACTCGTCCGGCCCCCGCGCCGAAGGCCGCATGCAGCTCTACATCACCAACGACGTGACGGGCCCGGAAGCGCACGGCGCATTCAAGCACTACGACCTGGGTGACATCCTTGGGGCCGAAGGCACGCTGTTCAAGACCAAGACCGGCGAGCTGTCGGTCAAGGTGACCGGCCTGCGTCTGATCACCAAGTCGCTGCGCCCGTTGCCGGACAAGTTCCACGGTCTGTCGGATCAGGAAACCAAGTACCGTCAGCGTTACGTCGACCTGATCATGAGCGAAGAAACGCGCCGCACCTTCAAGGCCCGCACGGCTGCGATGTCGTCGATCCGCCGCTTCATGGAAAAGAACGACTTCATGGAAGTCGAAACGCCGATGCTCCACACCATCCCCGGCGGCGCAGCGGCCAAGCCTTTCATCACGCATCACAATGCACTGGACATGCAGATGTTCCTGCGTATCGCGCCTGAGCTGTACCTGAAGCGCCTGGTGGTCGGCGGCTTCAACCGCGTGTTTGAAGTCAACCGCAACTTCCGTAACGAAGGTGTTTCGCCGCGTCACAATCCTGAATTCACGATGATGGAATTCTATGCGGCCTACGTCGATTACCAATGGCTGATGACCTTCACCGAACAAGTGATTCGTCAGGCCGCGATCGATGCACATGGCACTGCCACGCTGACGTACCAAGGCCGCGAGCTGGATCTGGCGAAGCCGTTCCAGCGCCTGACCATCACCGGTGCGATCAAGAAGTACGCACCGGAATATACCGATGAACAACTGAACGACATCGACTTCCTGCGCACCGCGCTGAAGAAGTTCGGCGTCAAGACCGACCAGGCTCCTCTTGCAAAGGCCGGCATCGGTGCGCTGCAACTGGCACTGTTTGAAGAAACAGCCGAATCGCAATTGTGGGAACCGACCTACATCATCGATTACCCGGTTGAAGTGTCGCCGCTGGCACGTGCCTCTGATACGGTTGCAGGTATCACCGAGCGCTTCGAACTATTCATCACGGGCCGTGAAATCGCCAACGGCTTCTCTGAGTTGAACGATGCCGAAGACCAGGCTGCACGCTTCCAGGCGCAAGTCGCTGCAAAAGATGCGGGCGACGAAGAAGCCATGTATTACGACGCCGATTACATCCGTGCGCTTGAATACGGCATGCCACCAGCTGGTGGTTGCGGCATCGGTATCGACCGCCTGATGATGTTGATCACCGACTCGCCAAACATCCGTGACGTGATTCTGTTCCCTCACCTGCGTCGCGAGGACTAA
- a CDS encoding DUF3300 domain-containing protein, whose product MNKKTLAWIASALFSLASGISQVSAQDMNRPPAIFTQEELDQMLAPVALYPDSLLAQVLMASTYPLEVVQAARFMDSRPGLQGDGLARAIAPMPWDPSVKSLAQFPSVLAMMNDKLDWTQRLGDAFLSQQANVMDTVQNLRVKAQIAGNLQSSSQQRILQQDQVIVIEPVNPQVIYVPYYNPTVVYGSWWWPQRPPVYWAPPPRYRPPSYNVSINVGIAFGAGTGIVRSVYSDARPDWRQHHVLVNNVRINNNNTVNNINVTNNVTRNVTVNNRPVVWQHSPRNGQNNRRPDVGNASRPNAVPVPAPAAAIATAPTPGPRPEQRPGQAPGFNPAEHGNPGNPIRNERDNHNDRREQPNRPQQAAAFAAPNNAPAAPHQISPAPQARPAPSAPPAPSAPMPTAARPERPNVEHRPPPAQAQRQERPEQHVQRAPEVHAPAPRPPERHESAPRPEQKAPQREERPERQNHRDDK is encoded by the coding sequence GTGAACAAGAAAACCCTCGCATGGATTGCTTCAGCACTCTTTTCGCTGGCATCCGGCATATCGCAGGTCTCTGCACAAGACATGAATCGCCCCCCGGCCATCTTCACACAAGAAGAATTGGATCAGATGCTGGCGCCGGTCGCGCTGTATCCCGACTCGCTGCTCGCACAGGTACTGATGGCATCCACCTATCCGCTGGAAGTTGTGCAGGCTGCACGCTTTATGGACAGCCGCCCAGGATTGCAAGGCGACGGGCTGGCGCGGGCGATAGCCCCCATGCCTTGGGATCCCAGCGTGAAATCACTGGCGCAGTTTCCGTCCGTACTGGCGATGATGAATGACAAGCTGGATTGGACACAGCGCCTTGGCGACGCCTTTCTGTCGCAGCAAGCCAATGTGATGGATACGGTGCAAAACCTGCGCGTGAAGGCCCAGATCGCCGGCAACCTGCAATCGAGCAGCCAGCAGCGCATCCTTCAGCAAGATCAGGTCATCGTGATCGAGCCGGTGAATCCGCAGGTGATCTACGTACCTTATTACAACCCAACCGTCGTCTACGGCAGCTGGTGGTGGCCGCAACGCCCACCGGTATATTGGGCGCCGCCACCACGCTATCGGCCACCCAGCTATAACGTGTCTATCAATGTCGGCATAGCATTTGGCGCAGGCACGGGGATTGTCCGCTCGGTCTATAGCGACGCCCGCCCGGATTGGCGCCAGCATCATGTTCTCGTAAACAACGTCCGTATAAATAACAACAATACGGTCAACAATATCAACGTCACCAACAATGTGACGAGGAACGTTACCGTCAACAACCGTCCGGTCGTATGGCAACACAGCCCGCGCAACGGCCAGAACAATCGACGTCCGGACGTCGGCAATGCGTCACGCCCGAATGCTGTTCCGGTTCCGGCTCCAGCTGCGGCAATAGCAACTGCGCCAACCCCAGGGCCGCGCCCGGAACAGCGTCCGGGCCAGGCACCTGGGTTCAATCCTGCTGAACATGGAAATCCTGGCAACCCGATCCGGAACGAGCGCGACAATCATAATGATCGCCGCGAGCAGCCGAATCGTCCTCAGCAGGCAGCCGCTTTCGCAGCCCCGAATAACGCCCCGGCGGCGCCTCACCAGATATCACCGGCACCACAGGCCCGTCCAGCGCCCTCAGCACCACCGGCTCCATCAGCGCCGATGCCAACGGCTGCCCGGCCTGAGCGTCCCAACGTCGAGCATCGCCCGCCACCAGCTCAGGCACAGCGCCAGGAGCGTCCCGAGCAGCACGTCCAGCGGGCGCCTGAAGTACACGCACCGGCACCTCGCCCTCCTGAGCGGCATGAATCGGCGCCAAGGCCGGAACAAAAAGCTCCGCAACGCGAAGAGCGCCCGGAACGCCAGAATCACCGCGACGACAAGTAG
- a CDS encoding PhoX family phosphatase — protein sequence MKFAKNTPEIQSKRRDLLKAFASAPLLPLTLTASGLLAGCATASNRSGFASATFSSMQAPSLANPAAMAATTVQSSLDVVFGNGAKQSYQLAYQPFFMTGDMVPDGKGGKMLAGGYYDINNQPIIDRSVPGKERHFFSDCPDGSSLLTMKNAQVAGVKGNAVFAVVQFEYTTRDQKQAAMYGQLPSPIAVLTLDQDPQTGKLSLVKYHNVDTSSVNGLWITCGASLSPWNTHLSSEEYEPDAAAIASNVQFQAFSKNLFGDAAKANPYHYGHLPEITVHADGSGSVVKHFCLGRISHELVQVMPDRRTVLMGDDATNGGLFMFIADREADLSAGTLYVARWTQTSGVGPGAGTLSWVKLGHATSNEIKALADKLKVADIMDVKTSDPQDASYTKIPFNGKTNWIKLKPGMEQAAAFLETHRYAAFKGGSLGFTKMEGTTVNAKDKIAYSAMSYVQTSMLDGSGGIKVQGPKAGAVYALNMKGGQNDLSGSAIDSAWVPVDMAPPAALIGEDLKQPDALGNLAHADKIANPDNIKFSEKLRTLFIGEDSGMHVNNFLWAYNVDSKQLSRILSCPAGAESTGLHAVDEINGWTYVMSNFQHAGDWEKPLHDKVKDALDPLVRANYKDRFGATVGYLTGMQLPVQA from the coding sequence ATGAAATTCGCCAAAAATACTCCCGAAATCCAATCCAAGCGCCGCGATTTGCTCAAAGCCTTCGCCAGCGCGCCATTGTTGCCGCTGACGCTGACCGCTTCGGGCTTGCTGGCTGGTTGCGCCACGGCTTCCAATCGCAGTGGTTTCGCCTCGGCGACATTCAGCAGCATGCAGGCGCCATCGCTGGCGAATCCCGCGGCAATGGCCGCCACAACCGTGCAATCCAGTCTTGATGTCGTATTTGGCAATGGCGCCAAGCAAAGCTATCAACTGGCGTATCAGCCGTTTTTCATGACCGGCGATATGGTGCCGGACGGCAAGGGCGGCAAAATGCTGGCCGGCGGTTACTACGATATCAACAATCAGCCGATCATCGACCGTTCGGTGCCGGGTAAGGAACGCCACTTTTTCTCCGATTGCCCTGACGGCTCGTCGCTGTTGACGATGAAAAACGCGCAAGTTGCCGGTGTCAAAGGCAATGCAGTATTCGCCGTGGTTCAGTTCGAGTACACCACGCGCGACCAGAAGCAGGCCGCCATGTACGGCCAGTTGCCGTCGCCCATCGCCGTGCTGACGCTGGATCAGGATCCGCAGACCGGCAAATTGTCCCTCGTCAAATATCACAACGTCGATACCTCGTCGGTTAACGGCCTGTGGATCACCTGTGGCGCCAGCCTGTCGCCGTGGAATACCCATCTGTCGAGCGAAGAATACGAACCCGACGCTGCAGCCATCGCGAGCAACGTGCAATTTCAGGCCTTCAGCAAGAACCTCTTCGGGGATGCCGCCAAGGCCAACCCTTACCACTACGGTCATCTGCCGGAAATCACCGTCCACGCTGACGGCAGCGGCAGCGTGGTCAAGCATTTCTGCCTCGGCCGCATCTCGCATGAACTGGTGCAGGTCATGCCGGACCGCCGCACCGTACTGATGGGCGACGACGCCACCAACGGCGGCTTGTTCATGTTCATCGCCGACCGTGAAGCCGATCTGTCGGCTGGCACGCTGTATGTCGCCAGGTGGACGCAAACCTCCGGTGTCGGCCCCGGCGCCGGTACGTTGAGCTGGGTCAAGCTGGGCCATGCCACCAGCAACGAGATTAAGGCGCTGGCCGACAAGCTCAAGGTTGCCGACATCATGGACGTCAAGACCAGCGATCCGCAGGATGCGTCCTATACCAAGATCCCATTTAACGGCAAAACCAACTGGATCAAGCTCAAGCCCGGCATGGAACAAGCCGCAGCCTTCCTCGAAACCCATCGCTACGCTGCGTTCAAGGGCGGCAGCCTCGGTTTTACCAAGATGGAGGGCACCACTGTCAACGCCAAGGACAAGATCGCTTACTCGGCCATGTCGTATGTGCAGACCTCCATGCTTGACGGTTCAGGCGGCATCAAGGTGCAAGGCCCGAAGGCCGGCGCGGTGTATGCGCTGAACATGAAGGGTGGCCAGAACGATCTGTCCGGCAGTGCCATCGACAGCGCCTGGGTGCCGGTCGACATGGCGCCGCCGGCAGCCCTCATCGGCGAAGACCTGAAACAGCCTGATGCGCTGGGCAATCTGGCACATGCCGACAAGATCGCCAATCCGGACAACATCAAGTTCTCGGAAAAACTGCGCACGCTCTTTATTGGCGAAGACAGCGGCATGCACGTCAACAATTTCCTGTGGGCCTACAACGTCGACAGCAAGCAACTCTCGCGCATCCTGTCCTGCCCGGCCGGCGCCGAATCTACCGGCTTGCACGCCGTCGACGAAATCAACGGCTGGACCTATGTCATGAGCAACTTCCAGCATGCCGGCGATTGGGAAAAACCGCTGCACGACAAGGTCAAGGACGCATTGGATCCGCTGGTGCGCGCCAACTACAAAGACCGCTTCGGCGCCACGGTCGGCTATCTGACCGGGATGCAATTGCCGGTACAGGCCTGA
- a CDS encoding glycine zipper 2TM domain-containing protein — protein sequence MEVVKSSSRIHPLVATAAVAVTLVSLVGVAAITGLLPTSNSNNAPQQALSDTTAPQSEQAKQQAQNNMQPAPQSAPKPNYAAQPQQSSGYGTPAPVARCSSCGEVQAVRAVQHTPKASGVGIVAGAVLGGVLGNQIGNGNGRTLATVAGAGAGGYAGNEVEKRTRTTTTYVVDVRMENGSVRSFPQSDEGWHVGDQVRVVNGHLTGRG from the coding sequence ATGGAAGTCGTCAAATCATCCAGCCGCATTCATCCCTTGGTCGCCACCGCAGCAGTGGCCGTCACTTTGGTCAGCCTGGTTGGCGTCGCTGCCATTACCGGCCTGCTGCCGACATCGAACAGCAACAATGCACCGCAACAAGCTCTGTCGGACACGACAGCGCCACAGTCAGAACAGGCAAAACAACAGGCACAAAATAATATGCAGCCTGCGCCCCAATCTGCACCGAAACCAAACTACGCCGCACAACCGCAACAAAGCAGCGGCTACGGCACACCAGCACCAGTTGCACGCTGCTCCAGCTGCGGTGAAGTCCAGGCTGTACGCGCAGTCCAGCACACGCCCAAAGCCAGCGGTGTCGGCATTGTTGCCGGCGCAGTGTTAGGCGGCGTTCTGGGCAATCAGATCGGTAACGGCAACGGCCGTACGCTTGCAACAGTTGCTGGCGCAGGTGCTGGCGGCTATGCAGGTAACGAAGTTGAAAAGCGTACACGTACCACAACAACCTATGTCGTTGACGTTCGAATGGAGAATGGCAGCGTTCGCTCGTTCCCACAATCAGATGAAGGCTGGCATGTCGGTGACCAGGTTCGCGTCGTGAACGGCCATCTCACCGGTCGCGGCTAA
- a CDS encoding amino acid ABC transporter substrate-binding protein — MSYLTPILKLLHSPLKIIAWLLLTNLVTYPANASDTLKRIQESRTVVVAFMGIIDNISPFVLIEPDGAVSGYANDICLKIVQGIKQEMKLPHLKVQFLPVTMMTRFSALLDNRADLECSVSTNNADRRKKVSFTIPHFFTSVRMLVRTNSGIKEWSDLRHKRIVTTRGASIIEVINKRSNLGGLDLAIFEQDSDQECMRMLEQGLADAFVMDEVLLHSARAAANNPDKLLITGASQSVEPYAIMLRKDDPEFKKMVDKQMAKLAANGELLRLYNRWFMQPVGPEGKSLNMPMSYMLRDSLRYPTDKITN, encoded by the coding sequence ATGAGCTACCTGACTCCGATACTCAAACTCCTGCACAGTCCTCTCAAGATCATTGCCTGGTTATTACTGACCAATCTGGTCACTTACCCAGCCAACGCAAGTGACACACTTAAACGAATTCAAGAGAGCCGGACAGTTGTGGTCGCATTCATGGGCATCATCGACAATATCTCCCCTTTCGTTCTGATAGAACCAGATGGCGCAGTCAGCGGCTACGCCAACGACATTTGTCTGAAGATAGTTCAAGGCATCAAGCAGGAAATGAAACTCCCGCATCTCAAGGTTCAATTTCTCCCCGTCACGATGATGACACGATTCAGCGCCTTGCTCGACAATCGCGCCGACCTTGAATGCAGCGTCAGCACCAATAACGCAGATCGCCGCAAGAAAGTCTCCTTCACCATCCCCCACTTCTTTACGAGCGTCCGTATGTTGGTACGCACAAACTCGGGCATCAAGGAATGGAGCGATCTGCGTCACAAACGCATCGTAACGACCAGAGGAGCATCGATAATCGAGGTAATCAACAAACGTAGCAACCTGGGCGGTCTCGATCTGGCGATTTTCGAACAGGACTCGGATCAGGAATGCATGAGGATGCTGGAGCAAGGGCTTGCTGATGCCTTTGTCATGGATGAAGTTTTGTTGCACTCCGCACGTGCCGCTGCGAACAATCCAGACAAGCTGCTTATAACGGGCGCATCCCAGTCGGTGGAACCGTACGCCATCATGCTGCGCAAAGACGACCCTGAGTTCAAAAAAATGGTCGACAAGCAAATGGCCAAGTTAGCCGCCAACGGAGAACTCCTCAGACTCTACAACCGCTGGTTCATGCAACCCGTCGGCCCCGAAGGCAAATCGCTGAACATGCCGATGAGCTACATGTTGCGTGATTCGCTTCGCTATCCGACCGACAAGATTACGAATTGA
- the prfB gene encoding peptide chain release factor 2 (programmed frameshift) has protein sequence MEAERLNSLQSLLDDLAVRAAELRRYLDFDVKSEKLDQVNGELEDPEVWNDPKRAQDLGKEKKSLENIVHTLIKIDGDLNDTRDLFAMAREEKDEDTLIAIEADAETLKGLVEGMEFRRMFSNPMDPNNCFIDIQAGAGGTEAQDWASMLLRQYLRYCERKGFKAEILEQSDGEVAGIKTATIKVEGEYAYGFLRTETGVHRLVRKSPFDSANGRHTSFSSLFVYPEVDESFEIDINPADVRVDTYRASGAGGQHINKTDSAVRLTHGPSGIVVQCQNDRSQHRNRAEAWDMLRAKLFELELRKRMSEQQKLEDSKTDVGWGHQIRSYVLDQSRIKDLRTNFEMGNTKAVLDGDLDGFIAASLKQGV, from the exons ATGGAAGCAGAACGCCTCAATTCCCTCCAATCCCTGCTGGACGACCTCGCGGTGCGTGCAGCTGAATTACGGAGGTATCTT GACTTCGATGTGAAGTCAGAGAAACTCGACCAGGTCAACGGCGAATTGGAAGATCCGGAAGTCTGGAACGATCCCAAGCGCGCGCAAGATCTCGGCAAAGAAAAAAAATCGCTGGAAAACATCGTCCATACGCTGATCAAGATTGATGGCGACCTCAACGACACGCGCGACCTGTTCGCGATGGCGCGCGAGGAAAAAGACGAAGACACGCTGATCGCCATCGAAGCCGACGCAGAAACCCTGAAGGGTCTGGTCGAAGGCATGGAATTCCGCCGCATGTTCAGCAATCCGATGGATCCGAACAACTGCTTCATCGACATCCAGGCCGGCGCCGGCGGTACTGAAGCGCAAGACTGGGCGTCCATGCTGCTGCGCCAATACCTGCGCTACTGCGAGCGTAAAGGCTTCAAGGCTGAAATCCTGGAACAGTCTGACGGTGAAGTGGCCGGCATCAAGACCGCGACGATCAAGGTCGAGGGCGAATACGCCTACGGTTTCCTGCGCACCGAAACTGGTGTGCACCGTCTCGTGCGCAAGTCGCCGTTCGACTCCGCCAACGGCCGCCATACCTCGTTCTCGAGCTTGTTCGTCTATCCGGAAGTGGACGAATCCTTCGAGATCGACATCAATCCTGCCGATGTGCGCGTGGACACCTACCGTGCGTCCGGCGCCGGTGGCCAGCACATCAATAAAACCGACTCGGCGGTGCGCCTGACGCACGGCCCCAGCGGCATCGTCGTGCAATGCCAGAACGACCGCAGCCAGCACCGCAACCGTGCCGAGGCATGGGACATGCTGCGCGCCAAGCTGTTCGAACTGGAACTGCGCAAGCGCATGAGCGAACAGCAAAAACTGGAAGACTCCAAGACCGACGTCGGCTGGGGCCACCAGATCCGCTCTTACGTGCTGGACCAGTCGCGCATCAAGGATTTGCGCACCAACTTTGAAATGGGCAACACCAAGGCAGTGCTGGACGGCGATCTGGATGGCTTTATCGCCGCCTCGCTGAAACAAGGCGTCTGA
- a CDS encoding dicarboxylate/amino acid:cation symporter: MKRKIPPAFYILVAMLLGILTGYLIFSNAQDKAAATAIAGYVAIPSDIFLRLIKMLIAPLVFSTLVVGIAHMGDAKSVGRIFAKSILWFFTASLISLMLGLLMANFMQPGVGMSLSLPGADSALPGLATSQLSLKEFIGHLVPKSFAEAMAHNEILQIVVFSMFFGVALAALGEKAKTLLSCIDELSHAMLKITGYVMKMAPVAVFAAIAATVAVNGLEILLSFAIFMRDFYLSLGILWAFLIGAGFLFLRRRIFKLLGLIKEAFLLSFATASSEAAYPKILDALDRFGVQRKISGFVMPMGYSFNLDGSMIYCTFATLFIAQAYGIDMPLSTQITMMLVLMLTSKGMAGVPRASLVVIAATLQHFGLPEAGLLMILGIDTFLDMGRSATNAVGNSIATAVIAKWEDGLASEEDAERISAAIDAEAALKMPA, encoded by the coding sequence ATGAAACGTAAAATACCCCCTGCTTTTTATATTCTCGTCGCTATGTTGCTGGGAATTCTGACTGGCTATCTGATCTTTTCCAACGCTCAGGACAAAGCCGCGGCCACCGCCATCGCCGGATATGTTGCAATCCCTTCCGACATTTTTTTGCGGCTGATCAAGATGCTGATCGCCCCCTTGGTGTTTTCCACGCTGGTGGTTGGCATTGCCCATATGGGCGATGCCAAGTCTGTAGGTCGCATCTTTGCCAAGTCGATTCTGTGGTTTTTTACAGCGTCACTGATCTCATTAATGCTGGGTCTGCTGATGGCCAACTTCATGCAACCCGGCGTCGGCATGTCGCTATCGCTTCCCGGTGCCGACAGTGCACTGCCGGGGCTGGCGACATCCCAGTTAAGCCTCAAGGAATTTATCGGTCACCTCGTGCCCAAATCATTTGCTGAAGCAATGGCGCACAACGAGATTCTGCAAATCGTCGTGTTTTCCATGTTCTTCGGCGTAGCACTGGCTGCGCTGGGAGAGAAGGCAAAAACGCTATTGAGTTGCATCGACGAACTCTCGCATGCGATGCTGAAGATCACCGGCTACGTGATGAAGATGGCGCCGGTCGCCGTCTTTGCAGCGATAGCGGCAACGGTCGCTGTCAACGGCCTGGAGATCCTGCTCAGCTTTGCCATCTTCATGCGTGATTTTTATCTGTCGCTGGGGATCTTGTGGGCGTTTCTGATCGGCGCCGGTTTCCTTTTTTTGCGTCGCCGCATTTTCAAATTGCTGGGACTGATCAAGGAGGCCTTCTTATTGTCGTTCGCCACTGCCAGCTCAGAAGCCGCCTACCCGAAAATTCTGGATGCTCTTGATCGTTTCGGCGTGCAGCGCAAGATCTCGGGCTTCGTCATGCCGATGGGGTACTCATTCAATCTCGACGGCTCCATGATCTATTGCACTTTCGCGACACTGTTCATCGCGCAGGCCTATGGCATTGACATGCCACTGTCCACGCAGATCACGATGATGCTGGTATTGATGCTGACTTCCAAAGGCATGGCGGGGGTGCCGCGCGCGTCGCTGGTGGTCATTGCGGCGACGTTGCAGCATTTTGGATTGCCTGAGGCCGGCTTGTTGATGATCCTCGGCATTGACACCTTTCTCGACATGGGACGCTCAGCAACCAATGCCGTCGGAAACTCCATTGCGACGGCAGTCATCGCAAAATGGGAAGACGGACTGGCAAGCGAAGAAGACGCCGAGCGCATTTCAGCCGCAATCGATGCGGAGGCAGCGCTCAAAATGCCCGCGTAG